In the genome of Candidatus Zixiibacteriota bacterium, the window CACTTCAAAATGAAACAGCAAAATGAAACTAAGAATCTTCTCTTAGCCCGTATTCTTTCATCCTTCTCCACAAAGTTGTTCGGCTGATTCCCAACTCTTCTGCGGATTTTGTATAGTTCCATTTGTTCTTTTTTAAAATGTTTATGATCAGAGCTTTTTCATTTTCCTTAAGGGTTGAGCTGTTATCCAGATCGGCTTCAGGTAGCCAGAGCTTTTCGTCTTCTGGCAGAAAAAGTAAAGAGGTCTTGTCCAGATCTGAGGAAGATAAAGCGACTCCCCGCTCGATGGTATGTTCCAGTTCCATTATGTTCCCTGGCCAGGAGTAATTTTCAAGCTCTTTAATCATTTCGTTATCTATCCCCTTTACCTCTTTCTGATACCTTTGAGCATATACTTTCACGAAATAATTAGCCAGGGGGATTATATCTTCCTTACGCTCTCTTAATGGAGGGATATATATCGGCATAACATTTATGCGATAATAAAGGTCTTCCCTGAATTTACCTTCCTTGACCAGGGTCACCAAACTCTTGTTGGTAGCCGCTATCAATCTTATGTCTATTTTGGTGAATTCCTCTCCTCCCACTTTTCTTATTTCCTTCTCCTGTATCGCTCTCAAAAATCTCATCTGCAAAGCAAGACTGGTATCACCGATCTCATCTAAGAAAATCGTGCCGCAGTCTGCTATCTCGAAAAGCCCTTTCTTGTCAGTTAAAGCTCCAGTGAATGCTCCCTTGACATATCCAAATAACTCGCTTTCCAAAAGGGTTTCAGCCAGACTGCTGCAATTTACAGTGACAAAAGGCCCGTCTTTGCATAAGCTGTTCTTGTGAATTGCCCGGGCTAAAAGTTCTTTTCCTGTTCCCGATTCTCCTTCGATTAGGATAGTGATATAAGTTGGAGCCACCTTTTTGATTAACTCGATTATTTTGTCCATCCCCCTGGAAGAATAAATGATATCTTCAAAGGAATATTTTATCTCCTCCGTCTTTACTTTTACGCCGCTGAGGACTTTCCTTTTCTCTAATGCTTTTTCTATGACTTTAAGTATTTCCTCGGTTTTAAAGGGCTTGCTGATATAATCAAAGGCACCGGCTTTTATACACTCAACTGCAGACTGAATCGTTCCGTAACCGGTTATGACAACAACTTCAGTCTCAGGTGAGATTTGTTTGACTCTTTTTAGAATCTCTTCTCCGGAGACTTTTTTCATCATCAGATCAGTCAAGACCAGGTCAAATTTATTTTTCTGTAAAATAGAAAAAGCCCCCTCTCCGTCAGTGACCTCGCTTACCTCATAACCTGCGCTACACAATAAGGCGCCTAACGCTTTTCGTAAGGAACCTTCATCTTCCACAATTAAAACAGAATGCATATTTCTCAACCCCCGATGGCCTTAAAAATAAAAAAAAGCCCCTAAGCTTTTTAGTATTTGACTGTTTCATTCGATACGTTGAAAAAAATACTTGATTGTTTCACCTGGAGAGAATTTTAGACATCCAGTCTTTATTTACTCCATGTAAGTCTGAAACTGAAGCTTACTCTACTATCTGTTTCAATTTAACACAATAGGGTATACACACTATTTCGCAAAAGAATCTTGAACTGACAAAATCGGTCAGTGAAGATTTGAAAACTTAAAAGCAGTGTCTCTAACCGCTCTATGGGAGTTTTAAAGGAATGACTGTAGTTACTCGATTTATCGAGCAGATGTAAGCCTGATAAATCAGGCAACTACAAAACTACAAAACATCTCTGTGCTTGCCAGGTACCCCGACCTGGCAAGTAACATCAAATAAGTTTTTCCGTCGGGTCAGGGGACCCGATGGTCACAGGAGATTTGATTGTAGTCGCTCGATTTATCGAGCTTTAAAATGCCCAATAAATCAGGCAACTACAAAACATCTTTTGTTGGATTTTAACAGAAAATAAAAAACCCTCCTGAGGGGAGGGCTTCAAAAATTATCTGAAGATTATAAACCCTTGATCTCTATTTTATCTCTGAGGTCGATGATGTTGGAACGCTCGTGATATCTCACGGTTTTGAAGGAATCTAGTTTTTTGAGTCCGTTTAAGACTGCGGTGATATTTTCAACCCCTTGCTGAATTATCTTCATAGAGTTGGAAATCTTTCCGCTCTCGTCCTTGATCTCCCCTTTCTTGATGGAGATTTCGATCAACTGGGACCGTCCCATTATCGAGGTGGTGGCATTATTGATATAATGGGAGAAGGTGGCTAAAATCACCTTTAGGGATTCAAGCTCTCCTTTTTTTCTCTCCTCTTCATTTTTCCTGGTTAACCCTCTGAATTTCTCCCTGGTTTTCTCCTCACATGCCTGATAAAGTCCAGACATAATGCTGTGAGCCCGCAATACCGTTTCTGTCAAATCCTCGGGTACGTTCTGGTGCTGGACCGCCCTGGTCTTGATCTCATCCATGAGCCTGGAGTGAATTCTATTGAAGAACCCGGATGGCAGCTTGAGATTATTTTCCCAGGATCTGAATAAGTCGTCTATATCCTGGTGCTCGGCTTCCACAAAGAGAATCTCGGATATTTGTTCCGCCACGCTCACTATCCTTGCCACCTGCTCGGATGGATCTAAATCTTCCTCCATATAATCTTCGTGGGATTTGATCGCCTTTTTCAGATTCTTGGGAAAACTCCAATTTTTTATTGCCTCCTCGCCAAACTCCAGATGGTCAGTAGCTAAAAGCTTTTTCTCAATTTTTGAAAGCTTCTCTCCATTATTTTTCTTTTCCAGGACCAGACTGTATTCTTCGGGGAAACTGGTTTTGAGAAAAAGTATCCCTGAATCGTGCAAAAGACCGCAGAGATGGAGTTCCTCTAAATCCGGACAACTTTTTTCCTCTCCAATAAACCGACAGGCTAAAGCTGTGACTAACGACCTCTGGTTGAACTGGTTGAGCCAGACTGCCTCCTCTGAGTTCCAATGATAAAGAGGCGAGCTTAAACTCCTGATTAAGAGATGCTCCAGGTCCAGAGATTCTAATGCCTGGTCAAATGAACCAAAGGGGTGCTTCTTATCTTCAATTGAATTGATGTCGCTCAATGCCTTGATGCATAAACAGACATCCTCAAATAACAAAGGTTTCAATTTCTTGCAATCGAGTTCTTTTTTCTGGTATAATTTCACTAGATTCCATAAGCTCTGAGGAAGAATCGGCAGGTTCCCAATCAAATCGTTTTTCTGGCTGAATTCTTCTTTCTTCATCGGCACTCCCGTTTTATAATCATTATCGGCAAAACAGATGATATATTCAGCTTTTAATAAAAGGAAAAGATAAAAATCCTTTCTCGCTTCCCATTGGTGTCCCCACCCAGTGGAGAAAAAATAAAGTTTGGAATTTATTCTGAATTAAACAGAAATCGGCAGCTCTACCCTATTCTCAAGGCGGAGTTTGATTTGTAGAGACGCATTGCATGCGTCTCCGTAATCGGTAAACCCGACTTACCATCAAGTCGGACAATAGACTGACTGGCTGCCCCGCCTTGCCCCCAAGGTGGGAATAGTAATCTGAAGATTAAGTCAAAAAAAACTCAAACTGAAGATTATTTTTCTCTATGCAGTCAACAGCGTCCTGTAAGCCCAGACCCAATTCCTCCACCCGGTGAGAATCTGAGCCCAGAGCGACTATTTTTACGCCTGATTCACTGGCTTTTTTAAGAACATCCTCATCCGGGAAAAATCTTTTCTTCCCCTTTCTGAACCAGCCAGTATTAAGCTCGATCCCTATCTGGTTATTTTTAATCTCCTGCAAAACCGGTTCGATCCATTTCCTCTCTGCCTCTAAAAGCTTTCCCCCGTAATAATCCAGCGCATATTTCTTGAAGCCATCCAAATGAGCAACGGCATTGAACAAACCCGATTTGATGCCGGAAAGCAGATTAGCATAATACTCTTCGCATAACTTCTCTGCTGATTTTCTTTCAAAATAAAAGTGTGCCTCCTCCGACGAGGTTATGGCAATGTGCTCCAGGCAGTGAACCGCTCCCAGCACGTAATCCAGCTTAAGTTTTGAGAGTTCTTCTCTCAATTGTTTTTCGATATGCGGGGAATAATCTACCTCCAGGCCGGTTTTGATTTTTAGTCCTGATGGTTCATATCTGGATTTTGCATTTTCGATCTCTTCAATGTAGGCTTCTACAGTTTGTTGAGAAAGGGGAGTGATTTTCCCTTTAACTCTCATAAAAGCATCGATCTCTTTTCTTTCCGGATCGATATCGAAATGCGAGGTAAAGCAGATTCCTTTCAAGCCGATCTGCAGGGCTTTTTGACAATATTCATCAATTGTGCCGGATGCATCTAAAGAATAATCCGGGTGCACGTGGCAGTCAAAAAGCTCTACTTTCTGGAGCATCTGCATTCTGGCACGAGCCTTTCAAAATTTGAAATTTTGTCAAGACCTTCTGGAGTGTAAAGCCGTCAAGGTCTTGTCCACAGGATCCTGGCGAAGACTGTGGCTTTACCTCCGATCCTTTTAAAGGAAGTGAAATTCTTTCTATAAACCTAAAGGTTTATACTCCAGGACCTTTAAAAATTGAGAAAAGGGTTATTTCTCCTCTCCTCTCCCACACTAGTGGCTGGACCATGTCCGGGATAGATCACCGTGTCATCCGTTTTATCCAGGATTTTATCCTCAATCGATCTAAAGAGTTTCTGGTTAGATCCTCCCGGAAGGTCGGTTCTACCCACTGAGCCGTAGAAAATTAAATCTCCGGAGAAAATAATCTTGTCAGTCAAAAGTGAAATGCTTCCCTCAGTATGTCCCGGGGTATGCAAAACCTCTAACTCCATCTGGCCGATTCTTATTTTGTCTTTATCCTTCAGAACTCTATCTGCGCCTGGGGCAGAAAAAGGATTGTACGAAAAAACGGAAAGGTTCTTTTCCGGATTAGCAAGCATCTCCGCATCTTCTTTATGGATCAGAATCTGAGCAGCGGTTTTCTTTTTCAGCTCGGAGAGGACCCCTATGTGGTCACTATGCCCATGAGTCAGAACTATATATTTTATATCCAGGTTTAATTCTTTAAGAGCTTTTTCGATAAGTTTAAAATCGCCACCCGGGTCGATGACTATTCCCTCTCTGGTTTTTTCATCCCCTAAGAGATAACAGTTTGTTTCCAGCTCCCCTACTATCAAGGTTTTTAAAATCATAGTTTCTGTTGGAGTGTAAAGCTTTAGCTTTACTTTTTGTGGCTACGGGAGTGTAAAGCTTCAGCTTTACCTTAGGCAAACCTGAAGCTTTGCACTCCAGACAGTCTCTACAACTTTTTATGACTATTTGTCACCGGTTCAGTTGATTCAGTCAAAGCTTCTGATTTAATAAAAGATGCAGCCTCCAAAAGGTCCTTAGCTAGGTAATCAGGTTTATGCCAATCATATACATCAGCATTCGATTCGATTTTTTGTTTTGTGCTTTGACCATATCCGGTCAAAACTAAAATTGATTTTCCTTTTATATTCTTCCCGAAAAGTACATCGCTTAGCTTATCCCCAATCATCCATGCACCTTTGAGCTTCAGATGATGATCCTGCAGAGCTCTTTTTATCAAGCCAGTTCTGGGTTTGCGGCAATCGCAGTTCTCGTCCGGGTGATGCGGGCAATAATAAATTCCTTCGATTTTAATTCCTTCATTCTGAAGCTCTTTCAAAATGAAGTCGTTTACCTCCTCCACCTGTTCCCCAGTCATTATCCCCCGCGCAATTCCGGACTGATTCGACACTATGACCAATTTATAACCAAATCCCTGGAGCGTTTTCAAAGCTTCCTTAGAACCGGGAATAAATTTTATCTCCTCAATCTTGGAAACAAAATCTTTTTCCTCAGTGATGGTTCCGTCCCTGTCCAGAAAAATAACTTTATTAGCACTTAATACCCTTTTTGCCTCTTCAATAATCTTTTCTGGCTTTATATTATCCATACAATATCGTGATTCCTTGACGCACTCCTTCTCCCCATGCAGACTGCAGGGCGAACAATCCACTCCTGCCCAGAAAACCTTATCCTTTAATCCTGACGGAGAAAAACCCAACCCCGGAGAGGTAGGGCCAAAAATCCCGATAGTCGGAACACCCAGACTTGAAGCAAGATGCATAAGTCCTGAATCGTTAGATATGAAAAGGCCGCACCGCTTCACCAGGGCAATTAACCTATCAAGAGGTAAATCTACCGCCTGAATCGTTCTTTCCTTTCCTACATAATTTTCGATTCCCTCGATTGGCTTTAGATCATCTTTATCACCGACCAGCAAAATCTTTACTGGCAAATCCTGGCTGAGATTCTTAGCCACAGAAGAGAATTTGTCTAAGCCCCATCTTTTCGTCTCCCATCTGGCACCGGGTGCGATTCCGATTAAAATTTCTTTTTTTCCTAGCCCATTTTCTATAAAAAAGTTCTCTGCCCAGATTTTGTTTTCGTTTTTAGAATAAAGCCTTGGAATCCTGCTCCATGCTTTTATCCCGATCTCCCCTAAGCTTTTCAAGTAGTTGTCAATGGTCGAAACAGGATTTACTCCCCATCTTTTAAAACGAACCATTAAGAATCGAGGGATTAGTTTTTTATAATGATGAACTTTTCTTTCGGCTTTCACCAGAAGTCGTATAAAAAAGCTTCTCAGATTTGAATGCAGGTCAACTATCAGGTCGAATTTTTCTTGATTTAAACTTTTTATCAAGCGAAAAAGCCCGAAAACCCCTTTATCTTTATCCTCTGGCTCAAAATAAATGACTGATGAAATTCTGGGATCTGACTCAAAAAGTCCCTGATATTTTTGTTTGGTAAGAAGAGATATTTCAGAATTTCCGTAATTCTCTTTTAGGGCATCCAGAACCGGCGTGGTCAGGATGATGTCCCCCAGAGAACTAAGCCTTATCACCAGTATCCTATATCTATTATCCTGCATTCGATTAAAACACCTCAATCTTCATTTTAATAGAACCAGGCTCAAAATTCCGATTATGATACAATAATATCCAAAATACTCTAATTTACCCTTCTTGATAATACGAAGCAGAACTTTAATCGATAAATAGCCGAAGATAAAAGCAAACAAAACTCCCAAAAAATAAAGCTCCAGAGTCTCCAAAGGAAGATTTTGATTTAAACCTTCTTTCATTTTCAAAACGGACGCTCCCAGGATCGCTGGCAGGGACAGAAGAAAAGAAAACTCTGCCGCCTTGCTTCCCTTTACTCCTCTGAATAGCCCGGTCCCGATAGTCCAACCCGAGCGGGAGATTCCAGGGAGCAAAGCCAGACCCTGGGCTACTCCGATTATGAGTGAATCCAAAAAACCAACTGACTCTTTTCTGACTTTAGAGAATTTAGTCAGGAAAAGGAAAAAACCAGTGAAGATTAGCATTAAAGATACGAAACGACTGCTGGTGAAAGCATGTTCAACGTAGTCTTTAAAAAACAACCCTAAGATTCCGGCTGGAATTGTTCCGATCAAAAGACAGAAAAACAGATGGATATAATTTACCGAATGGGTGGATTCTTTTCCTAAAAGTATTTTCTGCCAAAGCGCTTTTAGAATCCCGTAAAGGTCTTTCCTGAATATTATCAAAACCGCTACAAAAGTACCAAAGTGCAAGAATACCTCCAGATAGATCTGCTCTGAATGAAAATCGAAAACCTTCTCAGCCAGGACCAGATGCCCGGAGCTGGAGACCGGCAGGAACTCGGTTAGCCCCTGAACTATCCCCAATAAAATTACTTTGATCCAGTCCAACCCGAATCCTCCTTTATTTATACTTTGACTTACGGACAAATAAAACGAAAAAGCTCTGGCAGTCAAGAGTATCCTGAAAAAAACCAGAGCTTTTTCAAAATATATTTATTTCGGATTAATAAAAGGAGTAGGTCAGTCCCCCAATGAATCCAAAATTGTCGTCAAACTGGAACTCACCGATTATCTGCAGATTGTTTGAGACCTTCAGGCTGGCTCCGGGATTAAGCCCAACCTTAAAATCGGTATCACTAACACCACCCCAGGGAAAGCCAAGATCCCGGTGCTCTCTTTGTCCTCTCAGATTCAACCTGGCATAAGGAGAGATAACCCTGCCCTCACTCAGGTCAAAATCGTAAGAGCCAATGAAATTTGCCCCGAATGAGAAGATATTGAAATCGGTAACAGCAGAAAATTCCAGACCTATTCCGATGGAAAGGTCAAATGGGTCCTTGCTTCTGGCATTCAGGAGTTGATATTTTAAATCCCCGCCCAGGAGAACGCCGGTATTGTCACCCGGAAAATTCGGGCCTCCGCTCTCGCTGATCACTCCTAACTTCATCCCCAAATCGAGATGATCTGCCGCTCCACCCCTGAACTGCCCGAAGAAGGCAAAAGCGTCCTCATACACTCCGAAATACCCGCCCAGATCGTATTTCCCGGTGGGCAGGGTGCGGGCAGTAGAGAGCTGACCTGAAAACTGAGCCTCAACCGAGGAAGCTAATAGCAGCAGCCCGAGAACAAACATCCCTGCGATTTTGAACCTTCTCATCCCGACCTCCTTCAAAAAAGGTTAAAGGTTACCAAAGTGGTCTGATTATAACATATACTTTTCATCTTGTCAAGAGTTCGGCAAAAAAAATTGAAAAATTTAGATTTTTTTCTGGAGTGTAAAACTTTAGTTTTACCTATTTAAAATATCGCTCCCCCTGGATGTTATCATCCAGCGGACAGCTGAGCGGATGATAACATCCGCTCAGGAGCAAGAAATTCAGAAATTTAGCTATTTTTCTGGAGTGTAAAACTTTAGTTTTACCCTTTAAGAAAGTAGAGACGCATTGAATGCGTCTCTTTTTATAAATGGTATACCCACGTTGCCCTCAACCTGGGTCATATCTGAGTTAGTTCTAGTTGGTTCGGGAATTGGATTTCCCGAACCAATTTCTTGTGGGAAGAAAAGTGCTCGTCGGGTCAGGGGACCCGACGAGCACTCTTTTTTCTTCCCTGACTACTGTCTACTGTCTACTCTTTTAATTTCTTCTTCATCTCCTCTAACTTATTCAACGCCTCCAGAGGCGTTAATTTTTCAATTTCTATTTTTTTTAACTCTTCGTGGATCAGCTTTTCCTTTGGTGAGAAGAAGCTCAACTGAAAATCTCTGGCGATAGTCTCAGTTTTGGGCTTCGGGAGTTTTTCGTAAGAATGTTCTCCTGATTCTAATTCAGCTAAAATCACCTTAGCCCTTTCCAGAACCTCTTTTGGTATGCCGGCTAAACGAGCCACCTGAATCCCGTAACTATCATCACAACCTCCGGGGATTATCTTCCTGAGGAAAATGATCTCTTCTTCCCATTCTTTAACAGCCACATTGTAGTTTCTGAGCCGGGGAAGATATTTTGCCAGCTCGGTTAATTCGTGATAATGAGTGGCAAACAAGGTTTTGGCACAGAGCTTTTCATTGTTGTGCAGATATTCAGTGACTGACCAGGCGATGGAAAGACCATCAAAAGTTGAAGTTCCTCTTCCGATCTCATCTAAAAGGATAAGGCTTTTTGAGGTAGCATTATTCAGTATATTAGCCGTTTCATTCATCTCAAC includes:
- a CDS encoding sigma-54 dependent transcriptional regulator, with the protein product MHSVLIVEDEGSLRKALGALLCSAGYEVSEVTDGEGAFSILQKNKFDLVLTDLMMKKVSGEEILKRVKQISPETEVVVITGYGTIQSAVECIKAGAFDYISKPFKTEEILKVIEKALEKRKVLSGVKVKTEEIKYSFEDIIYSSRGMDKIIELIKKVAPTYITILIEGESGTGKELLARAIHKNSLCKDGPFVTVNCSSLAETLLESELFGYVKGAFTGALTDKKGLFEIADCGTIFLDEIGDTSLALQMRFLRAIQEKEIRKVGGEEFTKIDIRLIAATNKSLVTLVKEGKFREDLYYRINVMPIYIPPLRERKEDIIPLANYFVKVYAQRYQKEVKGIDNEMIKELENYSWPGNIMELEHTIERGVALSSSDLDKTSLLFLPEDEKLWLPEADLDNSSTLKENEKALIINILKKNKWNYTKSAEELGISRTTLWRRMKEYGLREDS
- a CDS encoding HDOD domain-containing protein — translated: MKKEEFSQKNDLIGNLPILPQSLWNLVKLYQKKELDCKKLKPLLFEDVCLCIKALSDINSIEDKKHPFGSFDQALESLDLEHLLIRSLSSPLYHWNSEEAVWLNQFNQRSLVTALACRFIGEEKSCPDLEELHLCGLLHDSGILFLKTSFPEEYSLVLEKKNNGEKLSKIEKKLLATDHLEFGEEAIKNWSFPKNLKKAIKSHEDYMEEDLDPSEQVARIVSVAEQISEILFVEAEHQDIDDLFRSWENNLKLPSGFFNRIHSRLMDEIKTRAVQHQNVPEDLTETVLRAHSIMSGLYQACEEKTREKFRGLTRKNEEERKKGELESLKVILATFSHYINNATTSIMGRSQLIEISIKKGEIKDESGKISNSMKIIQQGVENITAVLNGLKKLDSFKTVRYHERSNIIDLRDKIEIKGL
- a CDS encoding histidinol-phosphatase; translation: MLQKVELFDCHVHPDYSLDASGTIDEYCQKALQIGLKGICFTSHFDIDPERKEIDAFMRVKGKITPLSQQTVEAYIEEIENAKSRYEPSGLKIKTGLEVDYSPHIEKQLREELSKLKLDYVLGAVHCLEHIAITSSEEAHFYFERKSAEKLCEEYYANLLSGIKSGLFNAVAHLDGFKKYALDYYGGKLLEAERKWIEPVLQEIKNNQIGIELNTGWFRKGKKRFFPDEDVLKKASESGVKIVALGSDSHRVEELGLGLQDAVDCIEKNNLQFEFFLT
- a CDS encoding MBL fold metallo-hydrolase; protein product: MILKTLIVGELETNCYLLGDEKTREGIVIDPGGDFKLIEKALKELNLDIKYIVLTHGHSDHIGVLSELKKKTAAQILIHKEDAEMLANPEKNLSVFSYNPFSAPGADRVLKDKDKIRIGQMELEVLHTPGHTEGSISLLTDKIIFSGDLIFYGSVGRTDLPGGSNQKLFRSIEDKILDKTDDTVIYPGHGPATSVGEERRNNPFLNF
- a CDS encoding HAD-IIIA family hydrolase, coding for MQDNRYRILVIRLSSLGDIILTTPVLDALKENYGNSEISLLTKQKYQGLFESDPRISSVIYFEPEDKDKGVFGLFRLIKSLNQEKFDLIVDLHSNLRSFFIRLLVKAERKVHHYKKLIPRFLMVRFKRWGVNPVSTIDNYLKSLGEIGIKAWSRIPRLYSKNENKIWAENFFIENGLGKKEILIGIAPGARWETKRWGLDKFSSVAKNLSQDLPVKILLVGDKDDLKPIEGIENYVGKERTIQAVDLPLDRLIALVKRCGLFISNDSGLMHLASSLGVPTIGIFGPTSPGLGFSPSGLKDKVFWAGVDCSPCSLHGEKECVKESRYCMDNIKPEKIIEEAKRVLSANKVIFLDRDGTITEEKDFVSKIEEIKFIPGSKEALKTLQGFGYKLVIVSNQSGIARGIMTGEQVEEVNDFILKELQNEGIKIEGIYYCPHHPDENCDCRKPRTGLIKRALQDHHLKLKGAWMIGDKLSDVLFGKNIKGKSILVLTGYGQSTKQKIESNADVYDWHKPDYLAKDLLEAASFIKSEALTESTEPVTNSHKKL
- a CDS encoding undecaprenyl-diphosphate phosphatase codes for the protein MDWIKVILLGIVQGLTEFLPVSSSGHLVLAEKVFDFHSEQIYLEVFLHFGTFVAVLIIFRKDLYGILKALWQKILLGKESTHSVNYIHLFFCLLIGTIPAGILGLFFKDYVEHAFTSSRFVSLMLIFTGFFLFLTKFSKVRKESVGFLDSLIIGVAQGLALLPGISRSGWTIGTGLFRGVKGSKAAEFSFLLSLPAILGASVLKMKEGLNQNLPLETLELYFLGVLFAFIFGYLSIKVLLRIIKKGKLEYFGYYCIIIGILSLVLLK